The following are from one region of the Amycolatopsis sp. QT-25 genome:
- a CDS encoding ABC transporter ATP-binding protein: MTSTPVIDVERLNLKYGDFHAVRDLSFQVRRGEFYALLGTNGAGKTSTLETLEGHRTPTSGTVRVLGKSPRDRAAVRPEMGIMLQESGFSPDLTVKESVRLIGTLTRRTDRLERVLGVVDLTRKADTKVAQLSGGEKRRLDFATAVYGSPRLVFLDEPTTGLDIQSRDALWDAVDKLREDGSTIVLTTHYLEEAQQRADRVGLMHRGTFREEGTVSELTRTLPAVIRFSLPPSAPPLPLRGRRTADGKFVIETHGLQKDLHVLLRWAQDHAIDLQDLEAGPTRLDDVFRAIDND; encoded by the coding sequence ATGACTTCGACACCAGTGATCGACGTTGAGCGGCTGAACCTGAAGTACGGCGACTTCCACGCCGTGAGGGATCTGTCCTTCCAGGTCCGGCGAGGCGAGTTCTATGCCCTGCTGGGCACGAACGGGGCTGGGAAGACCTCGACGCTGGAAACCCTGGAAGGGCACCGGACACCGACCTCCGGCACGGTCCGGGTGCTGGGCAAGAGCCCGCGTGACCGCGCCGCGGTGCGTCCCGAGATGGGGATCATGTTGCAGGAGAGCGGATTCTCCCCGGACCTGACGGTCAAGGAATCGGTCCGCCTGATCGGCACGCTGACCCGGCGCACGGACCGGCTCGAACGGGTACTCGGCGTCGTGGACCTCACCCGCAAGGCCGACACGAAGGTGGCACAGCTTTCCGGTGGCGAGAAGCGGCGGCTCGATTTCGCGACCGCGGTGTACGGCTCGCCGCGGCTGGTGTTCCTGGACGAGCCGACGACCGGTCTGGACATCCAGTCGCGGGACGCGCTGTGGGACGCCGTCGACAAATTGCGCGAGGACGGTTCGACGATCGTGCTCACCACGCATTACCTGGAGGAGGCGCAGCAGCGCGCCGACCGCGTCGGGCTGATGCACCGCGGGACCTTCCGCGAGGAGGGCACGGTCTCCGAACTGACGCGGACGCTGCCCGCCGTGATCCGGTTCTCACTGCCACCCTCGGCGCCACCGCTGCCGCTGCGAGGCAGGCGTACGGCCGACGGGAAGTTCGTCATCGAGACCCACGGTCTGCAAAAGGACCTGCACGTGCTTTTGCGGTGGGCGCAGGACCACGCGATCGACCTGCAGGACCTCGAAGCGGGCCCCACCCGGCTCGACGACGTGTTCCGCGCCATCGACAACGACTAG
- a CDS encoding LuxR C-terminal-related transcriptional regulator, whose protein sequence is MRAVRVSVCALDPITKAGTADLLGTRASVAVVDGRTRDETEVVVAAFDRLAADAVAALREVAVALGKPIVLVTDRIEEGGLAAAVACRVVAILPRSAMTDSRVADSVRVAASGTVCPPSALLGRLTEHAERLHREMLAPSGPAGSALSSREIDVLRLMADGFDTQEIATELSYSERTVKNVIYAVTDRLRLRNRSHAVAYAIREGVI, encoded by the coding sequence ATGCGAGCAGTTCGGGTGAGCGTCTGCGCCCTGGACCCCATCACGAAGGCCGGAACGGCCGACCTCCTCGGCACCCGCGCGTCGGTGGCGGTGGTCGACGGCCGGACACGGGACGAAACCGAGGTCGTCGTCGCGGCCTTCGACCGGCTCGCGGCCGACGCGGTCGCCGCGTTGCGCGAGGTCGCCGTCGCACTCGGCAAGCCGATCGTGCTGGTGACCGACCGGATCGAGGAGGGCGGGCTCGCGGCCGCGGTGGCGTGCCGGGTGGTCGCCATCCTGCCCAGGTCGGCGATGACCGATTCCCGGGTGGCGGACAGCGTCCGTGTCGCCGCGTCGGGCACCGTGTGCCCGCCGTCGGCGCTGCTCGGCAGGCTGACCGAACACGCCGAGCGGCTCCACCGGGAGATGCTCGCGCCGAGCGGCCCCGCCGGATCCGCTCTCTCGTCGCGGGAGATCGACGTCCTCCGGCTGATGGCCGACGGATTCGACACCCAGGAGATCGCCACCGAACTGTCCTATTCGGAACGGACGGTGAAGAACGTCATCTACGCCGTCACCGACCGGCTGCGCCTGCGGAACCGATCGCACGCGGTGGCGTACGCGATCCGCGAAGGGGTCATCTGA
- a CDS encoding response regulator transcription factor, with the protein MSTIMTTPVRRVARTEGRREILVAVHADDPLVRAGLRSALGDGPGITVRDDPADADVLVAVAGDEPRRIPTGSARLVLVADQPNQAELWAAVERGLAVVVARAEATPARLLRAVADAHAGRGDLPADQLGSLLRGISRLHKEVLEPRELTLSGLSPRETEVLRLLADGFDTGEIARRVAYSDRTVKNILHGLLSRFGLRNRTHVVAYALREGLI; encoded by the coding sequence ATGTCGACGATCATGACGACGCCCGTCCGCCGGGTCGCCCGGACCGAAGGGCGCCGGGAGATCCTGGTCGCCGTGCACGCCGACGACCCGCTCGTGCGGGCGGGACTGCGCAGCGCGCTCGGTGACGGTCCCGGCATCACGGTGCGGGACGACCCGGCGGACGCGGACGTCCTCGTCGCGGTCGCGGGGGACGAGCCGCGCCGGATCCCCACCGGGTCCGCCCGGCTGGTGCTGGTGGCCGATCAGCCCAACCAGGCCGAACTGTGGGCCGCGGTGGAACGCGGGCTCGCCGTCGTCGTCGCGCGCGCCGAGGCGACGCCCGCGCGGTTGCTGCGCGCGGTCGCCGACGCCCACGCCGGCCGGGGTGATCTGCCCGCAGACCAGCTCGGCAGCCTGCTGCGGGGGATTTCGCGGCTGCACAAGGAAGTCTTGGAGCCGCGTGAGCTCACCCTCAGTGGCCTTTCGCCCCGCGAGACCGAAGTGCTCCGGCTGCTCGCGGACGGGTTCGACACCGGTGAGATCGCCCGGCGGGTGGCCTATTCCGACCGCACCGTCAAGAACATCCTGCACGGCCTGCTCAGCCGGTTCGGCTTGCGCAACCGCACCCACGTCGTGGCGTACGCGCTCCGAGAAGGCCTCATCTGA
- a CDS encoding ABC transporter permease, whose product MLSIALGELIQIFRNRSVLITSFVMPLAVSAFFIHQHETFAEIGSLGYIAAIVMFTVCAFGLYASSVTTLASRRQNLFLKRLRSTAAGDGSILAGLVLPVTVIALVQVAVIMTVLGVVAGKPANIALLAVAVLATVAMMIGLGLATAGLTNSPEHAQVTTLPVSLGVLAVATWVGISGTDELPLLKRLLPGGSATELAVDAWNGGVAVTDSLLLLAPTLAWVVVAVVLASRLFRWEPRR is encoded by the coding sequence ATGCTTTCGATAGCCCTTGGCGAGCTGATCCAGATCTTCCGGAATCGCTCCGTCCTGATCACCAGCTTCGTGATGCCCCTCGCCGTCTCCGCGTTCTTCATCCACCAGCACGAAACCTTCGCCGAGATCGGCAGTCTCGGGTACATCGCGGCGATCGTGATGTTCACCGTCTGCGCGTTCGGCCTCTACGCCAGCTCGGTGACCACGCTGGCCTCGCGACGGCAGAACCTGTTCCTCAAGCGGTTGCGCTCCACCGCGGCCGGTGACGGCTCGATCCTGGCCGGGCTGGTCCTGCCGGTCACCGTCATCGCGCTCGTGCAGGTGGCCGTGATCATGACCGTGCTGGGCGTGGTCGCCGGAAAACCCGCGAACATCGCCCTGCTGGCGGTGGCGGTGCTCGCCACCGTCGCCATGATGATCGGGCTCGGCCTCGCCACCGCGGGCCTGACCAACTCTCCCGAGCACGCCCAGGTCACCACCCTGCCGGTCAGTCTCGGCGTCCTCGCCGTGGCGACCTGGGTGGGCATCTCCGGCACCGACGAGCTGCCCCTGCTCAAGCGGCTGCTACCGGGCGGCTCGGCCACCGAACTCGCCGTCGACGCCTGGAACGGCGGCGTCGCGGTCACCGATTCGCTGCTCCTGCTCGCCCCGACGCTGGCCTGGGTCGTCGTCGCCGTCGTCCTGGCTTCCCGGCTCTTCCGCTGGGAACCGCGCCGATGA
- a CDS encoding histidine kinase, with product MDTEPAQGKLRRLNLTMFFPLLFVSGVIVVASDARTWWQAVVLGAGVLAAMVAFVRWAAGEVLRVAIPCLVVTAAVWPFSVLVAGGGSAFFGVFLVGSLVVPQLPRHRVAAAVALIAYIAGVGATRLLVSHEDVTGELTGFVLVPAAITAVVLGLMFPNKRFYDVVQELEESREREAELAVIRERVRFAGDLHDIQGHTLHVVKLKTALARRLVDIDAERAKQELGEIHALVADTITQTKELAYAQRRLNLSAELENARNLFEAAGIRVRVDREADVDPEAGRLLGQVLRETTTNILRHAQATRVRITLSEWSIAIVNDGAQRGPLPELRGLAALRQRVAADGGELTVEQEDGQFVTAASFPAGEEA from the coding sequence GTGGACACCGAACCGGCGCAGGGAAAGCTGCGCAGGCTCAACCTCACCATGTTCTTCCCGCTGCTCTTCGTCAGCGGGGTGATCGTGGTGGCGTCGGACGCGCGGACCTGGTGGCAGGCGGTCGTCCTGGGCGCGGGCGTGCTGGCGGCCATGGTCGCGTTCGTGCGGTGGGCGGCGGGGGAGGTCCTGCGGGTCGCGATCCCGTGCCTGGTGGTCACGGCGGCCGTGTGGCCGTTCTCGGTGCTGGTGGCGGGCGGCGGTTCGGCGTTCTTCGGCGTCTTCCTCGTGGGCTCGCTCGTCGTCCCCCAGCTTCCCCGCCACCGGGTCGCGGCGGCTGTCGCGCTCATCGCCTACATCGCGGGGGTGGGCGCCACGAGGCTCCTGGTCTCCCACGAGGACGTGACCGGCGAGCTGACCGGTTTCGTCCTCGTCCCGGCGGCGATCACCGCCGTGGTGCTCGGCCTCATGTTCCCCAACAAGCGGTTCTACGACGTCGTGCAGGAACTCGAGGAGTCGCGCGAACGAGAGGCGGAGTTGGCCGTGATCCGCGAACGTGTCCGGTTCGCCGGCGATCTGCACGACATCCAGGGCCATACGCTGCACGTGGTGAAGCTGAAGACCGCGCTCGCCAGGAGGCTGGTGGACATCGACGCCGAACGGGCCAAACAGGAGCTGGGGGAGATCCACGCGCTCGTGGCCGACACGATCACCCAGACGAAGGAACTCGCCTATGCCCAGCGCCGGCTCAACCTGTCCGCCGAACTGGAGAACGCGAGGAACCTGTTCGAGGCCGCGGGGATCCGCGTGCGCGTCGACCGGGAGGCGGACGTCGACCCGGAGGCGGGAAGGCTGCTCGGCCAGGTGCTGCGGGAGACCACGACCAACATCCTCCGCCACGCCCAGGCGACCCGCGTGCGGATCACCCTGTCGGAATGGAGCATCGCTATCGTCAACGACGGCGCCCAGCGGGGGCCGCTGCCCGAACTCCGGGGGCTGGCCGCGCTCCGGCAACGCGTCGCCGCGGACGGCGGCGAACTGACGGTGGAACAGGAAGACGGGCAGTTCGTGACGGCCGCGTCCTTCCCGGCCGGGGAGGAAGCATGA
- a CDS encoding XRE family transcriptional regulator, with amino-acid sequence MADETDEVLDSVGPRLRALRKHRGLTLAALSAATGISESTLSRLESGGRRPTLELLLPLARVHGVPLDDLVGAPRTGDPRIHVRPIHRHGMTFLPLTRRAGGVQAFKMLIPGRDGPAEPSPKTHGGYEWVYVLNGRLRLVVGDRDLVLPPGEAAEFDTALPHWLGSADGHAVETLVLFGPQGERAHVRPR; translated from the coding sequence ATGGCGGACGAGACGGACGAGGTACTGGACTCGGTGGGCCCCCGGTTGCGCGCCCTGCGCAAACACCGTGGCCTGACCCTGGCCGCGTTGTCGGCGGCGACCGGGATCTCGGAGAGCACCTTGTCGCGCCTGGAAAGCGGCGGACGGCGGCCCACCCTGGAGCTGCTGCTCCCGCTGGCCCGCGTGCACGGCGTGCCGCTCGACGACCTCGTCGGCGCTCCCCGTACCGGCGACCCGCGGATCCATGTGCGGCCGATTCATCGGCACGGCATGACGTTCCTGCCGCTCACCCGGCGCGCCGGCGGGGTGCAGGCGTTCAAGATGCTCATCCCCGGCCGTGACGGACCGGCGGAACCCAGCCCGAAGACCCACGGCGGCTACGAATGGGTGTATGTCCTCAATGGACGACTGCGGCTGGTGGTCGGCGACCGCGACCTGGTGCTGCCGCCCGGGGAGGCCGCCGAGTTCGACACCGCGCTGCCGCATTGGCTCGGCTCGGCCGACGGTCACGCCGTCGAAACGCTCGTCCTGTTCGGACCGCAGGGCGAACGCGCCCACGTCCGGCCACGCTGA
- a CDS encoding response regulator transcription factor, which yields MTTVVLADDEALLRKAMAALLPLEGEITVLAEAENGEEAVEATLRHEPDVLVIDLEMPGVDGLGAVAEIRRTRPNQVILMLTRHAKPGVLRKALKLGVQGFVGKAAEPSHITFVIAALHEGKRWIDPDVSALAVVDDCPLTERELEVLRVTGEGYSVAEIAARLYLAQGTVRNYLSNAMQKTQTQTRHEAARYAREHDWL from the coding sequence ATGACCACGGTGGTGCTCGCCGACGACGAAGCCCTGCTCCGCAAGGCGATGGCCGCGTTGCTCCCGCTCGAAGGCGAGATCACCGTCCTGGCCGAAGCGGAGAACGGCGAGGAGGCCGTCGAGGCCACTCTGCGGCACGAGCCCGACGTCCTCGTCATCGACCTCGAAATGCCCGGCGTGGACGGCCTCGGCGCGGTCGCGGAGATCCGCCGCACCCGGCCGAACCAGGTCATCCTCATGCTGACCCGGCACGCGAAACCCGGCGTGCTCCGCAAAGCGCTCAAACTCGGGGTGCAGGGCTTCGTCGGCAAGGCGGCCGAACCGTCGCACATCACCTTCGTCATCGCCGCCCTCCACGAGGGCAAACGCTGGATCGACCCGGACGTCTCCGCGCTGGCCGTGGTCGACGACTGCCCACTGACCGAGCGGGAACTCGAAGTCCTGCGGGTGACCGGCGAAGGCTATTCCGTCGCCGAGATCGCCGCCCGTCTCTACCTCGCGCAGGGCACGGTGCGGAACTACCTTTCGAACGCCATGCAGAAGACCCAGACGCAGACCCGGCACGAAGCGGCCAGGTACGCCCGCGAGCACGATTGGCTGTAG
- a CDS encoding alpha/beta hydrolase, which translates to MRKALIPVLAAALVTAATPATASAAPPPKWGPCPREAAGLGLDCGTIEVPLDYRDPGGRTIEIAISRLASTKPEKRRGVLLTNTGGPGGEGLAYPATLKKLAIPQEVLDSYDVIGMDPRGVHNSTPVTCGLSPAEHPTNIPRYARDSADVTTEAQRVAAVAAKCGSSATAPLLPYMTTANTARDLDRVREALGERKVSYFGISYGTYLGSVYTSLFPERSDRFLIDSATGPGGWDASFSRLLGRGVEDRFPDFAKFAASKPEYGLGRTPAQVTAKYFELAARLDRTPSPDGYNGQVFRHVTFAELYYDKSLPRLAETWRALDTGKPVPPPASTSMSAGAGYPPDNYIASQLHVICNDSDWPEDVGTYRRNVAIDRFRHPMFGAAAADVTPCAFWPSEPIEPPVKITGRGPSNVLIVQNLRDPATPLAGARKLRAAFGDRARMVTVDQGGHLAYLFKDNECANDLATAFLVTGARPRHDLACGSQRQVRAEGSTPSGK; encoded by the coding sequence ATGCGCAAGGCCCTCATCCCCGTTCTCGCGGCCGCCTTGGTGACCGCGGCGACCCCCGCTACCGCGTCCGCGGCTCCCCCGCCGAAATGGGGACCGTGCCCGCGAGAGGCGGCGGGGCTCGGGCTGGACTGCGGCACCATCGAGGTGCCGCTGGACTACCGCGACCCTGGCGGGAGGACCATCGAAATCGCGATCTCGCGCCTGGCGAGCACCAAGCCGGAGAAGCGCCGCGGTGTGCTGCTGACCAACACCGGCGGCCCCGGCGGTGAAGGCCTGGCCTATCCGGCCACTCTCAAGAAGCTCGCCATCCCGCAGGAAGTGCTCGACAGCTACGACGTGATCGGGATGGACCCGCGAGGCGTCCACAACAGCACGCCGGTGACCTGCGGACTGTCGCCCGCGGAGCATCCGACCAACATCCCGAGGTACGCCCGCGACTCCGCCGACGTCACGACCGAGGCACAGCGGGTCGCCGCCGTCGCCGCGAAGTGCGGTTCCTCGGCCACCGCGCCACTGCTGCCGTACATGACCACCGCCAACACCGCCCGTGACCTGGACCGGGTCCGCGAGGCGCTCGGTGAGCGGAAGGTGAGCTATTTCGGCATCTCGTACGGCACCTACCTCGGATCGGTGTACACCTCGTTGTTCCCGGAGCGCAGCGATCGGTTCCTGATCGACAGCGCGACCGGCCCCGGCGGCTGGGACGCCTCCTTTTCGCGACTGCTCGGGCGCGGTGTCGAAGACCGGTTCCCCGACTTCGCGAAGTTCGCCGCCTCGAAGCCCGAATACGGCCTGGGCCGGACGCCGGCACAGGTGACGGCGAAGTATTTCGAGCTCGCCGCACGGCTGGACAGGACACCGAGCCCGGACGGCTACAACGGCCAGGTGTTCCGCCACGTCACGTTCGCCGAGCTCTACTACGACAAGAGCCTGCCGCGTCTGGCCGAGACCTGGCGCGCGCTCGACACCGGGAAACCCGTGCCGCCACCCGCGTCCACGTCCATGTCCGCCGGTGCGGGATACCCGCCGGACAACTACATCGCGAGCCAGCTGCACGTGATCTGCAACGACTCCGACTGGCCGGAGGACGTCGGGACCTACCGGCGCAACGTCGCGATCGACCGGTTCCGCCACCCGATGTTCGGCGCGGCGGCCGCCGACGTCACGCCGTGCGCGTTCTGGCCGTCCGAGCCGATCGAACCGCCGGTGAAGATCACCGGCCGCGGTCCGTCGAACGTGCTGATCGTGCAGAACCTCCGCGACCCGGCGACGCCGCTGGCGGGAGCACGGAAACTGCGTGCGGCCTTCGGCGACCGTGCCAGGATGGTCACCGTCGACCAGGGCGGACATCTGGCGTACCTGTTCAAGGACAACGAGTGCGCCAACGACCTCGCGACCGCTTTCCTGGTCACCGGCGCGCGGCCGCGGCACGATCTCGCCTGCGGGAGTCAGCGGCAGGTCCGGGCCGAAGGCAGCACCCCGTCCGGCAAATAG